In the genome of Malania oleifera isolate guangnan ecotype guangnan chromosome 5, ASM2987363v1, whole genome shotgun sequence, the window GAATGCTCAGAAGATATCAAAGTAATCCAGGAATGATTCACTGGAAGGCTACAAAGAAAGTTCTAAGATACTTACAAGGAATGAAAGATTACAAGCTTGTGTGTCGAAGGTCTAATCATCTTGAGGTGGTTGGATATTCGGATTCTGATTTTGCTGGGTGTGTAGATACAAGAAAGTCCACATTTGGCTATGTATACTTGCTAATCGAGGAGCAATTTCATGGAAGAGTGTGAAGCAGTCAATAATTGCTGCAtccactatggaagctgaatttgtagCTTGCTTTAAGGCAATAGTTCAGGAAAATTGGTTGCGGAATTTTATTTCAGGACTTGGAATAGTAGACAGTATCGCCAAGCCGCtgaaaatttattgtgataattccgcaGTTGTCTTCTTCTCTAAGAATGATAAGTATTCCAAGGGTGTTAagcatatggaattgaaatacttTGCTATTAAAGAAGACGTACAAAAACAAAATGTGTCAATTGAACATATTAACACCGATTGTATGATAGCAGATCCTTTGACGAAAGGATTGCCACCCAAAACATTTATTGGTCATGTTGAAAAGATGGGCATTATTGAATATTAATGTATGTTGTTCAATTGATGTTTGAGTTCGATAATGAAAATGTTTATGTTATTTCTGTTTTCCATTTTGTATACATAATTGTTATAAAATAATGATAACAGGATTAAAGTTTGACCTAATGTATGCCTCTCGGCTAAAAAATCATTATATGTAGTGGAACTTGTATTGTAGTGCATGGAAGGAACTATGTTAATAAAGATGATATAGAACCTCCAAGGTGTATAATATTAGACAAAACTTGTCATTTTCCCAGGCTTATCTGCATTTACCCTCAAATTGCATTTTGTTACTTCTATGAGTGCTATTTATATATGCTTCATGGTTTGATGGCTAGTGTCACTTTCAATCCCTAATCTCTTGTCACAAAATTCTATGAGTGATATTTCTAATCTTTTCTTCACGGTTGAATGTTAGATATGCTACCCATATATGTTGTGAGCTAGAACCACTTTAGACAGACGTGACTTCATGGGCTTTTGGCTTTTTTCACGGAAGAAAGAGATGTCACCCAACACGGCTTCTTGGAAAAAaccattttcttttcctttcctttcttttcttttctacttaGTTTTGGTTTTGTGAAGTGTGCAAtgtatcttattttattttttgaatgacaAAGCAAGGGCATTGGCCAACTCAAATGTATAATCCCTAATCTGGATGTTGTGCACCAACAAATTGATctctcttaacaattaaattaaatagaaatAGCCTATGGACTCTGTTTCTAGTACACCTTCTTGTTTAATTGAATGAAATTTAATCAATCTGCTAGGAATGCCTTTAAATTGTTCCTGTTAaatgtatttattcatttttatagTTTCTTTTAAATTGTCTTTACTTTTGAATCTATTGTTTTTGTTgggttttgtggagcctagtttcGTTTGATCTAGATGATGATAACCCCACCTAATTTAATGTTGCGTGACTTTTAATGAAAGATTTTTATCCTaagacttaatccatggagtaaAGACTTTGGTCGATCGTACtcgtggggggggggggtctagGAGCAATgcttttgggaaaaatttttgggcccgttttgtagCTCATTAGGAACCCTGTGCGCAGCATATAAAACGATtgttttttgggtgattaggttaGGCCGTCattttgagagtgagagagaaaatCATTGTACGGCGTATTTTCTTACCCTCTCTTTTACCCTTTCCCCAAAACTCCTCAACCATCAAAAAGAGTATATGAACAAAGGAGAAATGAAAGCTAAGCATTTTATATCATTATCAATTCAAAATCCAATATTGAGTTCAGGGAGCTTAGTCTAGATAGGCGTACCTAAGGTTTGGTTCATATCCTGCAAAAGGGTTATAACAGTAAGAACACACAACCAAaaactattatcattattattactatcattttcTTCATGTTGGGATGCAAGGGCAGGAGAGGGACATAAAGAGAATCCTATTAAATTTCTGGCAGCCAAATTCTAAACCAGATTGGGTTCCAACTCAAATTACCCATTTCCCCTACATATTATTGTTATATTACAGCCAGTGTATTATCTTATTGACATATAACTGGGAAAGTGAAGttaaattttaacttcaaaaaatCTCAAACTACATTTTTTGCAGTTTCAGAATGACTATTAAATTGAATGAATTTTGACCGATCAATGCTACAGTTCCAAACTTCACCTGAACATCAACACATGACTTGCAGCACCTAGACACCACTGAATTGAAGAAACCACTGCCGAGAGAACGTCGTTTGAGCAAAGCCCCAACACTCCAACTCGGTGGAGCTTCCTTCCTACCTTATGGTCCTTAATATTGGATTTTTGTCTCACTTATACCTCCAAAAAATTtttatctttttgcaaaatacaaagaAGCTTTGTGTCTACAAGTAATAACCTCTCCAACTCAGTGGAGCTTCCTTCCTACCTTATGGTCCTTAGCATCTACTTCAGCCCCCTCTCTACAAATATTAATATTGTTTAGTTTGTGAAATTCTTGAtaactcaaaataattttttgaatttttgaaatctagGGAAGagttaactcttttcttcttttttttttttccaaaagcaTGTGCACATTGCATACCACTAGTTTATATAAAACATAAGGACGATATATACTTTTATAACAAAACACAGAGATTTGTTGTAATTATTGTAATCTATTACAATAGAAAGGCAATTTCCCCCATTTTAAGTAATTCTATATTGATTTTTTTGAACCCTAAAATACTATCATAACAAGTGA includes:
- the LOC131155943 gene encoding secreted RxLR effector protein 161-like — encoded protein: MKDVPCASVVGSLMYAQMCTRPDISFAVGMLRRYQSNPGMIHWKATKKVLRYLQGMKDYKLVCRRYKKVHIWLCILANRGAISWKSVKQSIIAASTMEAEFVACFKAIVQENWLRNFISGLGIVDSIAKPLKIYCDNSAVVFFSKNDKYSKGVKHMELKYFAIKEDVQKQNVSIEHINTDCMIADPLTKGLPPKTFIGHVEKMGIIEY